The genomic window GGCGGAGGCCGACGCCGCCGAAGAGACCGCGCCGCCGCTGCCCAGCAACGACGTCACCGCGGAGCAGCCGGCCGTGCCTGACCCGGTCGTGCCCGAGGAAGAGGATCTCTCCGTCGACGAGGTCACCGTCGCCGAGGACTCGCACGCCGCCCGCAGCGGCGTGTCCACCAACCAGGACACCGAGCTGATCCCCTTCGCCGAGCTGATGCGCCGACTGCAGGAGGAGCGCGAGCAGGGCGGCCCCGACCGTCGATGAAGTCCCTGCGCGCCCTCGCCGCCAACCGCTGGTTCCAGTGGTCGGCGTCGTTGGCGATCCTGGTGATCGTGCTGCTGGCCTTCCGGGACCAGCTGCCGTTCATCGGCCAGGCCGTCGCGGAACTGCGCGACACGGCCCCCGGGCCGCTGGTGTTGGCCGCGCTCAGCGCCCTGCTGTCGATCCTGGCGATGGCCGAAGTGATGCGCCTGCTCCTGCGCGCCGGCTCCGTGCGCGTCCCCCTGTACGAGACCAACGCCCTGACCCTGGCCTCCAACGCCTGGTCCACGTCCCTGCCGGGCGGCCCGGCCTTCTCTGCGGTGCTGACCTTCCAGGTGCAACGGCGCTGGGGCGCGAGCATCCTGCTGTGCGGCTGGTTCTTCATCATGAGCTCCGCGATCTCCACGATGTGGCTGGTGCTCATCGGCGCCGCCGCCGTACTCTTCCTCGGCGCGCAGGTCTCCGTGTGGTCGCTGGGGGTCAGCTTCCTGCTCATGCTCGCCGCCGGGGCGGGCGTGTACTGGATCATGAAGAACCCGGCCACCCTGGAGCGGTGGATCCGCTCCCTCCTGCCGCGCCTGAACGGGCTGCTGCGACGCGACCGGCAGGCGGGTGTGAACGGCGCCGTGGAGCAGATCCGGCAACTGGACTCCGTGCATTTCTCCGGAGGCTCCTTCGCGGTCGTCTCCATCTATTCGCTGGCCAATCGACTATTCGACGCCGCGACCCTGTGGCTGGCCGTGTGGGCGGTGAGCGGGCACCTGCCCGGGCTGACCGCCGGGGAAAACCAGACCACCGTCATGGGCGTGGCCCTGGCCTACATCACCGCCAAACTCGCCGGCTCGGCGCAGGTGACCCCGGGCGGCCTGGGCACGGTGGAGGCGGCGATCATCGCCACGCTGGTGGCCACCGGCATGACCGCCGTCGACGCGACCGCCGCCGCGCTGGTCTACCGGGTGATCTCCTTCGCACTGATCACCGTCATC from Corynebacterium maris DSM 45190 includes these protein-coding regions:
- a CDS encoding lysylphosphatidylglycerol synthase transmembrane domain-containing protein yields the protein MKSLRALAANRWFQWSASLAILVIVLLAFRDQLPFIGQAVAELRDTAPGPLVLAALSALLSILAMAEVMRLLLRAGSVRVPLYETNALTLASNAWSTSLPGGPAFSAVLTFQVQRRWGASILLCGWFFIMSSAISTMWLVLIGAAAVLFLGAQVSVWSLGVSFLLMLAAGAGVYWIMKNPATLERWIRSLLPRLNGLLRRDRQAGVNGAVEQIRQLDSVHFSGGSFAVVSIYSLANRLFDAATLWLAVWAVSGHLPGLTAGENQTTVMGVALAYITAKLAGSAQVTPGGLGTVEAAIIATLVATGMTAVDATAAALVYRVISFALITVIGWIVYVVHYARDGFSGPHQLRRRAQESAQSA